One genomic region from Pseudochaenichthys georgianus unplaced genomic scaffold, fPseGeo1.2 scaffold_978_arrow_ctg1, whole genome shotgun sequence encodes:
- the LOC139433693 gene encoding bromodomain-containing protein DDB_G0280777-like produces MRWAVQQTLQQQQQPLQQQQQPQQTLQQQLPQQTLQQQQLPQQQQLQQTLQQQLQAVQQTLQQQQQPLQQQQQPQQTLQQQLPQQTLQQQQLPQQQQLQQTLQQQLQQTLQQQLQQTLQQQLQQTQQQLPQQTLQQAVQQTLQQQQPLQQQQPQQTLQQQLPQQTLQQQQLPQQQQLQQTLQQQLQQQLQQTLQQQLQQTQQQLPQQTLQQQQLPQQQQLQQTLQQQLQQQLQQTLQQQLQQTQQQLPQQTQQQQTLQQHSYHASISD; encoded by the exons ATGCGATG GGCAGTGCAGCAGaccctgcagcagcagcagcagcccctgcagcagcagcagcagccccagcagaCCCTGCAGCAGCAGCTGCCCCAGCAGaccctgcagcagcagcagctgccccagcagcagcagctgcagcagaccctgcagcagcagctgca GGCAGTGCAGCAGaccctgcagcagcagcagcagcccctgcagcagcagcagcagccccagcagaCCCTGCAGCAGCAGCTGCCCCAGCAGaccctgcagcagcagcagctgccccagcagcagcagctgcagcagaccctgcagcagcagctgcagcagacactccagcagcagctgcagcagaccctccagcagcagctgcagcagaccCAGCAGCAGCTGCCCCAGCAGACCCTGCAGCA GGCAGTGCAGCAGaccctgcagcagcagcagccgctgcagcagcagcagccccagcagaCCCTGCAGCAGCAGCTGCCCCAGCAGaccctgcagcagcagcagctgccccagcagcagcagctgcagcagaccctgcagcagcagctccagcagcagctgcagcagaccctccagcagcagctgcagcagaccCAGCAGCAGCTGCCCCAGCAGaccctgcagcagcagcagctgccccagcagcagcagctgcagcagaccctgcagcagcagctccagcagcagctgcagcagaccctccagcagcagctgcagcagaccCAGCAGCAGCTGCCCCAGCAgacccagcagcagcagacccTGCAGCAGCATTCATATCATGCATCTATTTCTGATTAA
- the LOC117444882 gene encoding RING finger protein 223-like — LRKVSIMSQLECAICCDPYDNIFKTPKRLDCTHTFCLECLSRLMFVSLSLHLLCPFCRHPTTLTEQGPPALPTCREVLCKLPSHQQREELVRLCYKSSTQDPSSGSSESPSAFLIWIDMDNI, encoded by the coding sequence AGCTGAGAAAGGTGTCGATCATGAGCCAGCTGGAGTGCGCCATCTGCTGCGACCCCTACGACAATATCTTCAAAACACCCAAGCGGCTGGACTGCACCCACACGTTCTGCCTGGAGTGCCTCTCCCGCCTCATGTTCGTCTCGCTGAGCCTCCACCTCTTATGCCCCTTCTGCCGCCACCCCACCACGCTGACCGAGCAGGGTCCGCCCGCCCTCCCCACCTGCCGAGAGGTCCTCTGCAAGCTGCCCAGCCACcagcagcgggaggagctggtgAGGCTGTGCTACAAAAGCTCCACACAAGACCCCAGCTCGGGCTCCTCTGAAAGCCCCTCGGCCTTCCTCATCTGGATTGACATggacaacatctga